One window of the Candidatus Zixiibacteriota bacterium genome contains the following:
- a CDS encoding hypothetical protein (Evidence 5 : Unknown function): protein MFSMKIFYYVAALFLILYSIAETQALPSDFGRDTLTILLKFPQKNLDKLYPGNIAACFESHLDYWIWERGLKCNILEVEKEPKWDKMPDGSPAPFSRYIMYIEVKPKFTLVKADKSESRAKDGRQPHINLELKIKLSLLDRSAGHLLIDHEQFQDASLPRMIADSVVPDSLQLPEPPDFVVKRIISRALGILPRLPRDEREPAKVIPIRLMVDSHIYNDIEHGGDSAMVAALEYASYRFNRQFGIGLKVAAKNFFTIPDVSFGDIESLFRSFSRQFPSQGDTLTVGVFRPKSPLEFYMQGQTQQIGSSELGRRVALVAQLEMPDTSLPEWDIFLNSQLMLHEIGHLLGAVHVSDIKSIMVRRTTWVGSFDFDKLNGVMIKATLDDTPRYTGVKDYLALLTGTIDSTGYLLADYPSIYFSYVNLNRKELAGAVFGNSPFARSIPYAVDGYRQYLLRNSKDAFEFFRLALNGAADQGAIHYYLARVSDGKESRRELKRAAKIGYFDAVYDLISFWK, encoded by the coding sequence TTGTTCTCGATGAAGATTTTTTATTATGTCGCCGCTCTTTTTCTAATCCTGTATTCGATTGCAGAAACGCAGGCGTTGCCTTCCGATTTCGGTCGGGATACCCTGACGATTCTTTTGAAATTTCCGCAAAAAAATCTCGATAAGTTGTATCCGGGAAATATTGCGGCCTGCTTTGAATCTCATCTCGATTACTGGATCTGGGAGCGAGGTCTGAAATGCAATATCCTTGAAGTCGAGAAAGAACCGAAATGGGACAAAATGCCGGATGGTTCTCCTGCCCCTTTCAGCAGATATATAATGTATATTGAGGTCAAGCCGAAATTCACTTTGGTCAAAGCAGACAAATCGGAATCCAGGGCTAAGGATGGCCGTCAACCTCATATAAATCTTGAACTCAAGATTAAACTGAGTTTATTGGACCGTTCCGCGGGACATCTTCTGATCGACCATGAGCAATTTCAGGACGCGTCGCTTCCGCGAATGATCGCCGATTCAGTGGTTCCCGACTCCCTGCAACTTCCGGAGCCGCCCGATTTTGTGGTCAAAAGGATTATCTCACGAGCGCTTGGTATTTTGCCCCGCCTTCCCCGGGATGAAAGGGAACCGGCGAAAGTTATCCCCATCCGCTTGATGGTCGATTCCCATATATATAATGATATCGAGCACGGTGGCGACAGTGCGATGGTCGCCGCCCTTGAATATGCTTCGTACCGGTTTAATCGCCAGTTCGGGATCGGCCTGAAGGTCGCGGCGAAAAATTTCTTCACCATTCCGGACGTTTCCTTCGGCGATATAGAAAGTCTTTTCAGATCTTTCTCCAGGCAATTCCCCTCTCAGGGCGATACACTGACGGTCGGCGTTTTTCGCCCGAAAAGTCCTCTCGAATTCTATATGCAGGGGCAGACTCAGCAGATCGGCTCATCGGAACTGGGACGGCGGGTGGCCCTGGTGGCGCAATTAGAAATGCCCGACACATCTCTCCCCGAATGGGATATTTTTCTAAACAGCCAATTGATGCTTCACGAAATCGGCCATCTTCTGGGGGCGGTCCATGTTTCCGACATAAAATCGATAATGGTCCGGCGGACGACCTGGGTGGGATCGTTCGATTTCGACAAATTGAACGGGGTCATGATAAAGGCGACGCTGGATGACACGCCTCGCTATACCGGTGTTAAAGATTATCTTGCCCTCTTGACCGGTACCATCGATTCGACCGGTTATCTTCTTGCCGATTACCCCTCGATATATTTCAGTTATGTAAATCTGAATCGAAAGGAACTGGCCGGAGCTGTATTCGGGAACTCGCCCTTTGCCCGATCCATCCCTTACGCTGTCGACGGGTACCGTCAATATCTTCTCAGGAATTCCAAAGATGCCTTCGAGTTTTTCCGTCTCGCCCTGAACGGAGCCGCCGATCAGGGAGCGATTCATTACTATCTGGCGCGCGTCAGTGACGGGAAGGAATCGCGCCGGGAGTTAAAAAGAGCCGCCAAGATTGGCTATTTTGATGCCGTCTATGACCTGATTTCGTTCTGGAAGTAG
- a CDS encoding ABC transporter related protein, giving the protein MSLSVHFQTVSVIVDGLRILDGISTEIPAGSVTALIGPNGAGKTTMLKVMLGKMPYEGKVIYKDENGKSVAPRFGYVPQSMDFDRGQPMTVLDFLVMPYQRKPLWFGRRESLVARAVENLNIVESSHLADYQVGKLSGGELQRVLLASALCGNPNLLLLDEPVSGIDIAGERLFCDLLESIQRRRRFTMIIVSHDLSVVSNHADHVICLNKSMICQGETRTILTPDNLRAVFGHHTEIFRNPHLDADELRRSRKGNDGPI; this is encoded by the coding sequence GTGTCGCTTTCGGTTCATTTTCAAACTGTCTCCGTCATCGTTGACGGATTGCGCATCCTCGATGGTATCAGTACCGAAATTCCGGCCGGCTCGGTGACGGCTCTTATCGGGCCGAATGGGGCGGGGAAGACGACGATGTTGAAGGTGATGTTGGGAAAGATGCCGTACGAGGGAAAGGTTATATATAAAGATGAGAACGGTAAGTCGGTCGCGCCGCGCTTCGGATATGTCCCCCAGAGTATGGATTTTGACCGCGGCCAGCCGATGACGGTTCTCGATTTTCTGGTGATGCCGTACCAGCGCAAACCGCTCTGGTTCGGGCGACGCGAAAGTCTGGTCGCGCGGGCGGTGGAAAATCTCAACATCGTGGAGTCATCCCATCTGGCCGATTATCAGGTGGGAAAATTGTCGGGCGGAGAACTCCAGCGCGTTTTGCTGGCCTCGGCCCTCTGCGGCAATCCAAATCTTCTGCTTCTCGATGAACCGGTTTCGGGAATCGATATCGCCGGGGAGAGACTTTTCTGCGACCTGCTGGAATCGATCCAGCGCCGGCGCCGCTTCACCATGATAATTGTCAGCCACGATTTATCGGTGGTGAGCAATCACGCCGATCATGTCATCTGTCTTAATAAAAGCATGATTTGTCAGGGAGAAACAAGAACGATCCTGACGCCCGATAATCTTCGGGCGGTTTTCGGCCATCATACGGAAATATTCCGCAATCCGCATCTTGACGCCGACGAATTGCGCCGCTCCCGAAAGGGCAATGATGGACCTATATGA
- a CDS encoding conserved membrane hypothetical protein (Evidence 4 : Unknown function but conserved in other organisms): MDLYDLIYRLVASVLPYQWAQSTFIIRAAMGLSLLTVLCGAMGIMVVNFRMAFFSDTISHSAFTGIALGLLLGIDPWLTLVVFGLFIGLGIIRVKRHTELSTDTVIGVFFSTVIAIGIAIISARRGLSRDLQSYLFGDILTITEPELTAMIILFVLSIAYIWLTYNRLLFVGLHENLAASKDINTTFYEYSFAALLAIVVAFSIRAVGLLLVTALLILPAASARILARNSGMLLWWAVVLGALSGLMGLAISLAVDIATGAAVILVASAFFLLANLWRLLIRNRAA; this comes from the coding sequence ATGGACCTATATGATTTGATATATCGCCTGGTCGCGTCCGTCCTGCCGTACCAGTGGGCCCAATCGACATTTATTATCCGGGCCGCCATGGGCTTGAGTCTCCTGACTGTCCTGTGCGGTGCCATGGGAATTATGGTGGTCAACTTTCGCATGGCCTTCTTTTCCGACACTATCAGTCATTCGGCCTTCACGGGAATTGCCCTCGGATTGCTCCTGGGAATAGATCCCTGGTTGACGCTGGTTGTTTTCGGTCTTTTTATCGGTCTGGGGATTATTCGGGTGAAGCGGCATACGGAGCTATCGACCGATACTGTCATCGGAGTATTTTTCTCCACTGTTATAGCCATTGGTATCGCTATTATCAGCGCTCGGAGGGGGCTTAGCCGCGATTTGCAGTCGTACCTGTTCGGCGATATTCTGACGATTACGGAACCGGAGTTGACGGCCATGATAATCTTATTCGTGCTATCTATCGCTTATATCTGGTTGACATATAACAGGTTGCTGTTTGTGGGGCTGCATGAAAATCTCGCTGCCTCCAAAGATATTAATACCACTTTTTATGAATATTCGTTCGCGGCTCTTTTAGCCATCGTGGTTGCCTTCAGTATCAGAGCGGTGGGATTATTACTGGTTACGGCTCTTCTGATTCTGCCGGCGGCTTCCGCCCGAATACTGGCCCGCAATTCCGGAATGCTTCTCTGGTGGGCGGTCGTTTTGGGCGCCCTATCGGGCCTGATGGGGCTGGCCATCTCGCTCGCGGTTGACATTGCCACCGGCGCGGCGGTGATTTTGGTCGCGTCGGCATTCTTCCTTCTGGCCAATCTCTGGCGCCTTCTGATCCGGAACAGAGCGGCTTAA
- a CDS encoding exported hypothetical protein (Evidence 5 : Unknown function), whose amino-acid sequence MNMLRKTGIRLIILALAGIISIAGCGQSAKDFESLKSSGEQALGSGDYNKAINKLQEAFRMKPSDRDVLFLLGTAFKKVEQYDSAYSYFKRAKLLYANDRQINKEILDMAPSFNDTDGALNAIAVLIATGDNEKMYWPMLAELNYRREDLQTAAKYYQLLIADNPSDKTYYLALSNTLSQLGDFAQSNGVLFKAVENFGPSAEAYANIAINYLSMKEVASGEKYFRKSVEINPSNIPVWINLANVLSEENDIAKKKEALAIYKKYRDQTPKGFKLDSLIPALEAEISK is encoded by the coding sequence ATGAATATGCTAAGGAAAACAGGAATCAGACTCATTATTCTGGCCCTGGCAGGCATAATCAGCATCGCCGGTTGCGGTCAGAGTGCCAAAGATTTCGAATCCCTCAAATCCTCGGGCGAACAGGCTCTCGGATCGGGCGACTATAACAAAGCGATTAATAAATTGCAGGAGGCCTTTCGGATGAAACCATCCGATCGCGATGTCCTTTTCCTGCTGGGTACGGCCTTTAAGAAGGTGGAGCAATATGATTCGGCCTACTCCTATTTCAAACGGGCCAAACTTCTTTATGCCAATGACCGTCAGATAAACAAGGAAATTCTCGATATGGCCCCGAGTTTCAACGACACCGACGGCGCCCTTAATGCCATTGCTGTTCTCATAGCTACGGGTGATAATGAAAAAATGTACTGGCCCATGCTGGCCGAACTGAATTACCGCCGCGAGGATCTTCAAACGGCCGCCAAGTATTACCAATTGCTGATTGCCGATAATCCGTCCGACAAGACATACTATTTGGCCCTTTCCAACACCCTTTCTCAATTGGGCGATTTTGCACAATCTAATGGAGTGCTTTTCAAAGCGGTCGAAAATTTCGGGCCGAGCGCCGAGGCCTATGCCAATATCGCCATCAATTATTTGAGCATGAAAGAAGTCGCTTCCGGAGAAAAATATTTCCGCAAAAGCGTGGAGATAAATCCCTCCAATATCCCGGTTTGGATAAACCTCGCCAATGTCCTTTCGGAGGAAAATGATATCGCCAAGAAGAAAGAGGCGCTGGCCATTTATAAAAAATACCGGGACCAGACCCCTAAAGGATTCAAACTCGATTCTCTGATTCCGGCTCTGGAAGCGGAAATCAGCAAATAA
- a CDS encoding putative Membrane protein involved in aromatic hydrocarbon degradation (Evidence 3 : Putative function from multiple computational evidences), translating to MGFLRYLAFLFLLLILLLPNVYGSGFTFDGLGVKARGMGGAFRAIADDWSAAYYNPAGYNRIKDNYLAANLAIFHDRYWAKPNVLWNDTYEAGYYNNQDVANSHEILNIPQGGIVFRLPVWGETVFGLSGLQLFDENHRWRLYNNLPGYGVADYPGTQFYNNLDVVAFQATAARGFNNDKLSIGIGLQLLRADLIYSNLVLRDNGMASPLNDRPYDKIPELYSNNGNGWGFGYRIGLLYDFTEKLTGALVYAGKSSIKIDGSSAMNFYLGDNQYLIENLNIFPNTQEYLFASGSTVHINADFKTTLDIPASFAGGLSYKLSNRLIVDADAEYIFWSQFKGLDFSYSNYRGLKDTSFHYANDTLFTRNPSNPVDWKNTTRFMLGADYQALSFIDLRAGFGYDQSPVKTATFVPQFIDLGNKYSYSFGLGFTVGFWNMDLAMTYTHHPDLTVSGISDVNGDGIMDNLPGDYRANYYQTVLGISYRF from the coding sequence ATGGGATTTTTAAGGTATTTGGCCTTTCTCTTTTTGCTCCTGATATTGTTACTGCCGAATGTTTATGGCAGTGGATTTACTTTCGACGGTTTGGGAGTCAAAGCGAGAGGCATGGGTGGGGCATTCCGCGCCATAGCCGATGATTGGTCCGCCGCTTATTACAACCCGGCCGGATATAATCGGATTAAAGATAATTATCTGGCCGCGAATCTGGCGATATTTCATGACCGTTACTGGGCGAAACCAAACGTCCTGTGGAACGATACTTACGAAGCCGGTTATTATAATAATCAGGATGTGGCCAACAGCCACGAAATTTTGAATATTCCGCAGGGCGGTATAGTCTTCCGTCTTCCGGTCTGGGGCGAGACGGTTTTTGGATTGTCCGGCCTCCAGTTGTTCGATGAAAATCATCGCTGGCGGCTCTATAACAATCTTCCCGGTTACGGAGTCGCCGATTACCCCGGCACGCAGTTCTATAACAATCTCGATGTGGTCGCTTTCCAGGCGACCGCCGCCCGTGGCTTTAATAACGATAAACTCTCGATCGGAATCGGCCTGCAGTTGTTACGAGCCGATTTGATATACTCCAATCTCGTCCTGAGGGATAACGGTATGGCGTCTCCGCTGAACGACCGCCCCTATGACAAGATTCCCGAGTTGTACAGCAATAACGGGAACGGCTGGGGATTCGGCTACCGCATCGGCCTCCTTTATGATTTCACCGAGAAATTGACAGGGGCTCTTGTCTATGCCGGGAAATCATCCATAAAGATCGACGGTTCCAGCGCCATGAATTTCTATCTCGGCGATAACCAGTATCTCATCGAGAATTTGAATATTTTCCCCAATACCCAGGAATACCTTTTTGCCAGCGGGAGCACGGTGCATATCAATGCCGATTTTAAAACCACTCTCGATATCCCGGCGTCGTTTGCCGGCGGGCTTTCTTATAAATTGTCGAATAGACTGATTGTCGATGCCGACGCCGAGTACATTTTCTGGTCGCAGTTCAAAGGACTCGACTTCAGTTATTCGAATTACCGCGGCTTGAAGGACACCAGTTTCCATTATGCCAACGATACTCTTTTCACCCGGAATCCTTCCAATCCGGTCGACTGGAAAAACACCACCCGGTTTATGCTGGGGGCCGATTACCAGGCTCTGAGTTTTATCGATCTTCGGGCCGGCTTCGGATATGATCAGAGTCCCGTCAAGACGGCCACTTTTGTCCCGCAGTTCATCGATCTGGGCAATAAGTACAGTTACAGTTTCGGGCTCGGTTTCACGGTCGGTTTCTGGAACATGGATCTGGCCATGACCTACACTCACCATCCGGACCTGACGGTGTCGGGGATTTCCGATGTTAACGGCGACGGCATAATGGATAATCTGCCGGGTGATTATCGCGCCAACTATTACCAGACCGTTCTGGGAATATCTTACAGGTTTTAG
- a CDS encoding conserved exported hypothetical protein (Evidence 4 : Unknown function but conserved in other organisms), protein MKKRIVNVIFLILFTGPLFPSFLPAGTTPSDDKAKILTTFFPLYLFTRNIMYGIDGVTVENMLPSSYGCPHDFALAPDDLRKIHQADIIIENGLGLEVFMQEAVRTGNNRAHVMIATAGVEPIKLRYYDVHEGSRDDSLLQFNPHAFASPREAGIMVRTITDSLTVWLPRYAEQIRINGNRYAAGLDSLDREFSDSLRDLQNPKVATVHEVLNYMARDYGFDIVDVIEREPGQDPSAKTMVSLVAELRQAKIAAIFSEPQYSTKAVETISAELRVPTYEVDPIASGPDKNLPLDYYQRQMKKNLTALLKAMK, encoded by the coding sequence ATGAAGAAGCGGATCGTCAATGTCATTTTTCTTATATTATTCACGGGCCCGCTATTTCCGTCCTTTTTGCCGGCCGGGACAACTCCATCGGACGACAAGGCAAAAATCCTGACCACTTTTTTCCCCCTGTATTTGTTCACCCGAAATATAATGTACGGTATAGATGGTGTTACGGTCGAGAATATGCTTCCCTCAAGTTACGGCTGTCCGCACGATTTTGCTCTCGCCCCCGATGACCTTCGCAAAATCCATCAGGCCGACATTATCATTGAAAACGGCCTGGGACTGGAAGTCTTCATGCAGGAAGCGGTGCGCACCGGCAACAACCGGGCCCATGTTATGATCGCCACCGCCGGTGTCGAGCCGATTAAGTTACGTTATTATGATGTGCACGAAGGCTCCCGGGATGACTCCCTCCTGCAATTCAATCCTCACGCTTTTGCGTCGCCTCGCGAAGCCGGCATTATGGTCAGAACCATCACCGACTCCCTGACGGTCTGGCTGCCCCGCTATGCAGAACAGATACGTATAAACGGTAATAGATATGCCGCCGGCCTTGATTCCCTTGACCGGGAGTTTTCCGATTCTCTCCGCGATCTGCAAAACCCGAAGGTGGCCACGGTCCATGAGGTCCTGAATTATATGGCGCGCGATTACGGATTCGACATCGTCGATGTCATCGAACGAGAACCGGGGCAGGACCCTTCCGCCAAAACGATGGTCAGTCTCGTGGCCGAACTGCGGCAGGCGAAAATTGCCGCCATATTTTCCGAGCCGCAGTATTCGACCAAGGCCGTGGAGACCATAAGCGCGGAACTGCGGGTCCCGACGTACGAGGTTGATCCAATCGCTTCGGGTCCGGATAAAAATCTTCCTCTCGATTATTACCAGAGGCAGATGAAGAAGAATCTGACGGCCCTCCTGAAGGCCATGAAATAG
- a CDS encoding hypothetical protein (Evidence 5 : Unknown function), with translation MQGRMTLKSGRDEDLESGTFNLIEAATILLNRRKTIFIAVALMAALSAGILLLMSNEYISTATILPSGNNDQMNELKALAGLGGIISPDDNSSELFPVILQSQEIRDAVLARPYTFADDGKNVSLTLKEYFGIENPDKLRRALLHATSIATDKKTGVISLGVETTYPALSQAILNEYLAQLDDFVQNKQRSGAKESARYLAGQLAQTKIDLEANENQLETYQNANRDWSGSGDPQILKAIAQFQREIEIKSQTYAFLYQQYESAKLDVQKDIPVVRILDKPTLPTLKSGPHRMITVIMVSLMTLMAMVFYVLLSEAIRRKSGGNNEVYGRFRTELSGAFPRTIRTINRLSKTGRVEVTADQNS, from the coding sequence ATGCAGGGGAGAATGACATTAAAAAGCGGCCGGGACGAGGATTTGGAATCGGGAACTTTCAATCTTATTGAAGCGGCCACTATCCTTCTGAACCGGCGCAAAACGATATTTATCGCGGTCGCATTAATGGCGGCCTTGAGCGCCGGGATCCTTCTGCTGATGTCCAATGAATATATTTCCACGGCCACAATATTGCCGTCGGGAAATAACGACCAGATGAATGAATTGAAGGCCCTTGCCGGACTCGGCGGGATTATTTCGCCCGATGACAATTCCTCCGAACTTTTCCCCGTGATTTTGCAGTCGCAGGAGATCCGCGATGCCGTTTTGGCCCGGCCCTATACTTTTGCCGACGACGGCAAAAATGTCTCACTGACCCTGAAGGAATATTTCGGAATTGAAAACCCCGACAAATTGCGCCGCGCCCTTCTGCATGCGACCTCGATTGCCACCGACAAGAAGACCGGTGTCATTTCCCTGGGAGTGGAAACGACCTACCCGGCTCTATCGCAGGCGATACTCAATGAATATCTGGCGCAACTCGATGACTTTGTGCAAAACAAGCAAAGATCGGGAGCCAAAGAGAGCGCCCGCTATCTGGCCGGGCAACTGGCGCAGACCAAAATCGATCTGGAAGCGAACGAAAATCAACTTGAAACATATCAGAATGCCAACCGGGACTGGTCGGGAAGCGGCGATCCGCAGATTTTGAAGGCCATCGCACAGTTTCAGCGTGAGATTGAAATCAAGTCGCAGACCTATGCCTTTTTGTATCAGCAGTATGAAAGCGCCAAACTGGATGTTCAGAAAGATATTCCGGTGGTGCGGATTCTCGATAAGCCGACTCTTCCGACCTTGAAGTCCGGGCCGCACCGGATGATTACGGTTATCATGGTTTCGTTGATGACCCTGATGGCTATGGTCTTCTATGTATTGTTATCCGAAGCGATACGAAGGAAGTCAGGCGGTAATAATGAAGTATATGGCCGCTTCCGCACAGAACTCAGCGGCGCCTTCCCGCGAACCATCCGTACCATTAATCGATTAAGCAAAACCGGCCGCGTTGAAGTAACGGCCGACCAGAATTCCTGA